In Eretmochelys imbricata isolate rEreImb1 chromosome 4, rEreImb1.hap1, whole genome shotgun sequence, a single window of DNA contains:
- the ANXA3 gene encoding annexin A3 isoform X3: MAKEYRAASGKDLKDDLKSDLSGNLERVIVALVTPPAVFDAKQLKKSMKGSGTNEKALIEILASRSSKQMKEVSQAYYTVYKKSLGDDISSDTSGDFRKALLTLADGRRDENVKVDEHLAKKDAQVLYSAGEKKWGTDEDKFTEILCLRSIPQLKLTFDEYRNISKKTIEESIQGEMSGHFEDLLLAIVQCVTNTPAFFAERLHQSLKGAGTDEFTLNRIMVSRSEIDLLDIRAEYKKHYGCSLYSAIKSDTSGDYKTTLLMICGGDD, from the exons ATGGCTAAGGAGTACAGGGCAGCTTCAGGAAAG GACCTGAAAGATGACTTGAAGAGTGATCTCTCTGGCAATCTGGAGCGTGTTATAGTTGCACTTGTAACACCACCAGCTGTGTTTGATGCTAAACAGCTTAAGAAATCCATGAAA ggTAGTGGAACTAACGAAAAGGCACTGATAGAAATCCTAGCCTCCAGGAGCAGTAAGCAAATGAAAGAGGTATCCCAGGCATACTATACAG tatATAAGAAGAGTCTTGGCGATGACATCAGTTCTGACACCTCTGGTGACTTCAGAAAAGCCCTGTTAACTCTGGCAGAT GGCAGAAGAGATGAAAATGTAAAAGTGGATGAACATCTTGCAAAAAAGGATGCACAG GTTCTCTATAGTGCTGGTGAGAAGAAATGGGGTACAGATGAAGATAAGTTCACTGAAATTCTGTGCCTTAGGAGCATACCTCAACTGAAATTAA CATTTGATGAATACAGGAACATCAGCAAGAAGACCATTGAAGAAAGTATACAGGGTGAAATGTCAGGGCATTTTGAGGATTTACTCTTAGCCATTG tTCAATGTGTGACTAACACTCCTGCATTCTTTGCTGAAAGGCTGCACCAATCTTTGAAG GGTGCTGGAACTGATGAGTTCACTCTTAATAGAATCATGGTTTCCAGATCAGAAATTGACCTGCTGGATATTCGGGCTGAATATAAGAAGCATTATGGCTGCTCCTTGTACTCTGCTATAAAA
- the ANXA3 gene encoding annexin A3 isoform X2 — protein sequence MASVWVGSRGTIRDYTGFNASKDAETVRKAIKGIGTDEKTLISILTERSNAQRQLMAKEYRAASGKDLKDDLKSDLSGNLERVIVALVTPPAVFDAKQLKKSMKGSGTNEKALIEILASRSSKQMKEVSQAYYTVYKKSLGDDISSDTSGDFRKALLTLADGRRDENVKVDEHLAKKDAQVLYSAGEKKWGTDEDKFTEILCLRSIPQLKLTFDEYRNISKKTIEESIQGEMSGHFEDLLLAIVQCVTNTPAFFAERLHQSLKGAGTDEFTLNRIMVSRSEIDLLDIRAEYKKHYGCSLYSAIKSDTSGDYKTTLLMICGGDD from the exons GTTGGAAGCAGAGGAACCATTCGAGATTACACAGGTTTCAATGCATCCAAGGACGCTGAAACTGTTCGGAAGGCAATCAAAGGAATTG GGACGGATGAGAAAACACTGATCAGCATCCTCACTGAGAGATCAAATGCTCAGCGGCAGCTGATGGCTAAGGAGTACAGGGCAGCTTCAGGAAAG GACCTGAAAGATGACTTGAAGAGTGATCTCTCTGGCAATCTGGAGCGTGTTATAGTTGCACTTGTAACACCACCAGCTGTGTTTGATGCTAAACAGCTTAAGAAATCCATGAAA ggTAGTGGAACTAACGAAAAGGCACTGATAGAAATCCTAGCCTCCAGGAGCAGTAAGCAAATGAAAGAGGTATCCCAGGCATACTATACAG tatATAAGAAGAGTCTTGGCGATGACATCAGTTCTGACACCTCTGGTGACTTCAGAAAAGCCCTGTTAACTCTGGCAGAT GGCAGAAGAGATGAAAATGTAAAAGTGGATGAACATCTTGCAAAAAAGGATGCACAG GTTCTCTATAGTGCTGGTGAGAAGAAATGGGGTACAGATGAAGATAAGTTCACTGAAATTCTGTGCCTTAGGAGCATACCTCAACTGAAATTAA CATTTGATGAATACAGGAACATCAGCAAGAAGACCATTGAAGAAAGTATACAGGGTGAAATGTCAGGGCATTTTGAGGATTTACTCTTAGCCATTG tTCAATGTGTGACTAACACTCCTGCATTCTTTGCTGAAAGGCTGCACCAATCTTTGAAG GGTGCTGGAACTGATGAGTTCACTCTTAATAGAATCATGGTTTCCAGATCAGAAATTGACCTGCTGGATATTCGGGCTGAATATAAGAAGCATTATGGCTGCTCCTTGTACTCTGCTATAAAA
- the ANXA3 gene encoding annexin A3 isoform X1 translates to MCQMRRNFWDKVVGSRGTIRDYTGFNASKDAETVRKAIKGIGTDEKTLISILTERSNAQRQLMAKEYRAASGKDLKDDLKSDLSGNLERVIVALVTPPAVFDAKQLKKSMKGSGTNEKALIEILASRSSKQMKEVSQAYYTVYKKSLGDDISSDTSGDFRKALLTLADGRRDENVKVDEHLAKKDAQVLYSAGEKKWGTDEDKFTEILCLRSIPQLKLTFDEYRNISKKTIEESIQGEMSGHFEDLLLAIVQCVTNTPAFFAERLHQSLKGAGTDEFTLNRIMVSRSEIDLLDIRAEYKKHYGCSLYSAIKSDTSGDYKTTLLMICGGDD, encoded by the exons ATGTGCCAGATGAGAAGGAACTTTTGGGACAAAGTT GTTGGAAGCAGAGGAACCATTCGAGATTACACAGGTTTCAATGCATCCAAGGACGCTGAAACTGTTCGGAAGGCAATCAAAGGAATTG GGACGGATGAGAAAACACTGATCAGCATCCTCACTGAGAGATCAAATGCTCAGCGGCAGCTGATGGCTAAGGAGTACAGGGCAGCTTCAGGAAAG GACCTGAAAGATGACTTGAAGAGTGATCTCTCTGGCAATCTGGAGCGTGTTATAGTTGCACTTGTAACACCACCAGCTGTGTTTGATGCTAAACAGCTTAAGAAATCCATGAAA ggTAGTGGAACTAACGAAAAGGCACTGATAGAAATCCTAGCCTCCAGGAGCAGTAAGCAAATGAAAGAGGTATCCCAGGCATACTATACAG tatATAAGAAGAGTCTTGGCGATGACATCAGTTCTGACACCTCTGGTGACTTCAGAAAAGCCCTGTTAACTCTGGCAGAT GGCAGAAGAGATGAAAATGTAAAAGTGGATGAACATCTTGCAAAAAAGGATGCACAG GTTCTCTATAGTGCTGGTGAGAAGAAATGGGGTACAGATGAAGATAAGTTCACTGAAATTCTGTGCCTTAGGAGCATACCTCAACTGAAATTAA CATTTGATGAATACAGGAACATCAGCAAGAAGACCATTGAAGAAAGTATACAGGGTGAAATGTCAGGGCATTTTGAGGATTTACTCTTAGCCATTG tTCAATGTGTGACTAACACTCCTGCATTCTTTGCTGAAAGGCTGCACCAATCTTTGAAG GGTGCTGGAACTGATGAGTTCACTCTTAATAGAATCATGGTTTCCAGATCAGAAATTGACCTGCTGGATATTCGGGCTGAATATAAGAAGCATTATGGCTGCTCCTTGTACTCTGCTATAAAA